A section of the Oncorhynchus gorbuscha isolate QuinsamMale2020 ecotype Even-year linkage group LG04, OgorEven_v1.0, whole genome shotgun sequence genome encodes:
- the LOC124034147 gene encoding fatty acid binding protein 1-B.1-like, which yields MSFSGKYQMESHENFESFMEAVGIPDELIQEGKDLKSISEIEETGDHFKVTVTTGTKILTNSFTIGQETELESPTGGKVNSVVMREGNKLTAILNGIEYVTELTDANTLVNTMTLSGMSYKRTSKRM from the exons ATGTCTTTCTCAGGGAAATACCAGATGGAGTCACATGAGAACTTTGAGTCTTTCATGGAGGCTGTTG GTATCCCTGATGAGCTTATCCAGGAGGGCAAAGACCTCAAGAGCATCTCTGAGATTGAGGAGACTGGAGACCACTTCAAGGTGACTGTCAccacggggacaaagatcctcACCAACTCCTTCACCATTGGCCAGGAGACGGAGCTCGAGTCGCCGACCGGGGGGAAGGTCAAT TCTGTGGTGATGAGGGAAGGTAACAAGCTGACGGCCATCCTGAATGGGATCGAATATGTCACAGAACTTACAGACGCAAACACCCTCGTCAAC ACCATGACTCTGTCTGGCATGTCATACAAGAGGACCAGCAAACGAATGTGA